From Candidatus Polarisedimenticolia bacterium:
TGGATCGGCATGTTCCTCAGGCCTCCACCTGGCGGGGGGCCGGCTGCTGCGCGGCGTGGGGATGCTGCTCGCCCGGGTAGACCTTGAGCTTGGTCATCATCTTCCGGCCCAGGGCGTTGCG
This genomic window contains:
- a CDS encoding 50S ribosomal protein L13, which produces RNALGRKMMTKLKVYPGEQHPHAAQQPAPRQVEA